The Neomonachus schauinslandi chromosome 4, ASM220157v2, whole genome shotgun sequence genome includes a region encoding these proteins:
- the ZNF34 gene encoding zinc finger protein 34 — protein MAALHLSALPQAEVTFEDVAVLFSREEWGRLGPAQRGLYRDVMLETYRNLVSLGAGPAGPKPGVITQLEQGDEPWVLDAQGAKGKERLRVSISGHGTRTEYKELSSREMLDGEELDQLQRAVPQGPDPGETHACVWEPEESLDKLVEQRGLRPVTLTNEDSVQGSGGSLRFRSSPVSDQRPHKCDICEQSFEQRSYLNNHKRVHRSKKTNIVHDSGEFFSANLVVKDDQKIPLGKKLHYCGYCGKAFRYSANLVKHQRLHSEEKPYKCDECGKAFSQSCEFINHRRMHSGEIPYRCGECGKTFNQRPNLMKHQRIHTGEKPYKCGDCGKHFSAYSSLIYHQRIHTGEKPYKCNDCGKAFSDGSILIRHRRTHTGEKPFECKECGKGFTQSSNLIQHQRIHTGEKPYKCNECEKAFIQKTKLVEHQRSHTGEKPYECNDCGKVFSQSTHLIQHQRIHTGEKPYKCSECGKAFHNSSRLIHHQRSHHGEKPYKCSDCKKAFSQGTYLIQHRRIHTGEKPYKCSKCGKAFRHSSNMCQHQRIHLREDFSR, from the exons ATGGCGGCTTTGCACCTGTCTGCCCTGCCCCAG GCTGAGGTGACCTTCGAGGACGTGGCCGTGCTATTCTCCCGGGAGGAGTGGGGCCGTCTGGGCCCTGCTCAGAGGGGCCTCTACAGGGACGTGATGCTGGAGACCTACAGGAATCTGGTCTCCCTGG GAGCTGGACCTGCAGGTCCCAAGCCTGGGGTGATCACACAGTTGGAGCAAGGGGATGAGCCGTGGGTCCTGGATGCACAGGGCGCCAAGGGGAAAGAGCGACTGAGAGTCAGTATCTCAG GTCATGGGACCAGGACTGAATACAAGGAGTTGTCTTCAAGGGAGATGCTTGATGGGGAAGAACTGGATCAACTCCAGAGGGCTGTTCCCCAGGGACCTGATCCTGGAGAGACCCATGCATGTGTCTGGGAGCCAGAGGAGAGCCTGGACAAGCTTGTGGAGCAGAGAGGCCTGAGGCCAGTCACATTGACCAATGAGGATAGTGTCCAGGGGTCTGGGGGAAGCCTCAGGTTTCGGTCAAGCCCTGTCTCTGATCAGAGACCTCACAAATGCGATATATGTGAACAAAGTTTCGAACAGAGATCATACCTTAATAACCATAAGCGAGTACACAggtcaaaaaagacaaatatagtcCATGATTCTGGGGAATTCTTCAGTGCAAATTTAGTTGTTAAAGACGATCAGAAAATTCCTCTTGGGAAAAAATTGCATTATTGTGGTTactgtgggaaagccttcaggtACAGTGCTAACCTTGTCAAACACCAGCGGCTTCATAGTGAAGAGAAGCCCTACAAGTGTGAcgagtgtgggaaagccttcagccaGAGCTGTGAGTTCATCAATCACCGAAGGATGCACTCAGGGGAGATCCCCTACCGATGCGGTGAGTGCGGGAAGACATTCAATCAGAGGCCCAACCTCATGAAACATCAGAGGATTCACACCGGGGAGAAGCCCTATAAGTGTGGTGATTGTGGGAAACACTTCAGTGCCTATTCGTCCCTTATTTATCACCAGAGAatccatactggagagaaaccctataagTGCAACgactgtgggaaagccttcagtgaCGGCTCAATCCTTATCCGACATCGTCGaacccacactggggagaaaccaTTTGAGTGTAAAGAATGTGGCAAAGGCTTTACCCAAAGTTCTAACCTTATCCAACATCAAAGAATTCACACTGGggagaaaccctataaatgtaatgaatgtgagAAAGCCTTCATCCAAAAAACCAAACTTGTTGAACATCAGAGAAgccacactggagagaagccctatgaatgtaatgACTGTGGCAAAGTCTTCAGCCAGAGCACACACCTTATCCAGCATCAGAGGatccacacaggagagaagccgTACAAGTGTAgtgagtgtgggaaagccttccaCAACAGTTCCAGACTCATCCACCACCAAAGGTCGCACCATGGAGAGAAGCCTTACAAATGCAGCGATTGCAAGAAAGCCTTTAGCCAGGGTACTTATCTCATCCAGCACCGGAGgatccacactggagagaagccctacAAGTGTAGCAAGTGTGGGAAGGCCTTCCGGCACAGTTCCAACATGTGCCAGCATCAGAGGATTCACCTCCGGGAAGACTTCTCGAGGTGA